From a region of the Fervidicoccaceae archaeon genome:
- a CDS encoding family 1 encapsulin nanocompartment shell protein codes for MLSKHPLELPPKRQLSREEIMEALRLNIIAELDAVNLYEQLANYTSDDNVRKVLLDIAKEEKTHAGEFLALLKSLDPEQVAELAAGAEEVKKLTGISAEDPPISQAELGSRNGTFLEGISKKVLDAAEGARFLRNILPVLKLGRGTEFVQVVSSNGELKFSQLHEISLSFSIKQRELDFWKKTGQIPELVQAQNAGIKLAMLEDDFILRGSEKEKYPGLLTCESVQRLQISDWSQPNNSVADAALAIGALFSKGAPRPYALLLSPRDYANLLRHTERTGVSDLQRIKEIFDRVVMIPSLEEGKAVALSLNSVVADIVLGGDTEVDEVGPREDEVEYRVWETILLRIKYPAGIVVLEKK; via the coding sequence ATGCTCTCAAAACATCCTCTGGAGCTTCCTCCCAAGAGACAGCTCTCAAGGGAGGAAATAATGGAGGCCCTGAGGCTCAACATAATTGCTGAGCTTGATGCAGTGAACCTGTACGAACAATTAGCAAACTACACTTCAGACGATAATGTTAGAAAGGTTCTGCTCGATATAGCAAAGGAGGAGAAAACTCACGCTGGTGAGTTCCTTGCTCTGCTGAAGAGCCTAGATCCAGAGCAAGTAGCAGAGCTTGCAGCTGGGGCTGAAGAGGTGAAGAAACTCACAGGAATATCAGCAGAGGATCCCCCCATTTCCCAAGCAGAATTGGGCTCTAGGAACGGAACTTTTTTGGAAGGAATCAGCAAAAAGGTTCTAGATGCAGCTGAGGGAGCCAGATTCCTCAGAAACATCCTTCCTGTCCTCAAGCTAGGAAGAGGGACGGAATTCGTTCAAGTTGTATCATCAAACGGTGAACTAAAATTCTCCCAACTGCATGAAATAAGCCTCTCATTCTCAATAAAGCAGAGAGAACTTGATTTTTGGAAGAAAACAGGACAAATACCCGAGCTGGTCCAGGCACAAAATGCTGGAATAAAGCTGGCTATGCTCGAGGACGACTTCATACTTAGAGGTTCAGAGAAGGAAAAATATCCAGGACTGCTCACTTGTGAATCTGTGCAGAGATTACAAATAAGTGACTGGAGTCAGCCCAACAACAGCGTGGCCGATGCTGCGCTTGCTATTGGAGCCCTATTTTCCAAGGGCGCTCCCAGACCATATGCGCTGCTTCTAAGCCCAAGAGATTATGCAAATCTGCTCAGACATACAGAGAGAACTGGAGTTTCCGATCTCCAGAGAATTAAGGAGATATTTGACAGAGTAGTGATGATTCCAAGCCTTGAAGAGGGAAAGGCCGTAGCCCTCTCTCTGAACAGCGTAGTTGCTGATATTGTTCTGGGCGGAGATACTGAGGTAGATGAGGTTGGGCCGAGGGAAGATGAAGTAGAATATAGAGTTTGGGAAACAATACTGCTCAGAATAAAGTATCCAGCGGGAATAGTTGTTCTGGAAAAGAAGTAA
- a CDS encoding MFS transporter, whose translation MTADNPLDKAPLGWEHWKLFTIISMSLFLDGVLFSLVPTTLYLLPELSSRASTILMVNSLSFMLGSLTFGVLSDRVGRRIGLILSLSIYTISASLFAILTYSGVLSFIEAILLTSLINYGVGAEVGPSYAALSELMPARHRGKMLMLSLNFWNVGAAIIASLSLFYTKLTTDLQTVMIYTLLTAISLSILVFIARLHIPESPRWLLLRGRREQAEMIVERFTGRRDIVSIASESKAISLSQALSRYVGRFTVLIIVVTSQLLTYNLAAYYVPYAPGFTFGEQSAPLVVAISNLGASLGALPFIWLIDRSRKHALLFSFAFGFFSSISLIALLESTSFVPFAISLFINMIFAEWAYGSIAVLEGELFPTGMRASAAGFITGVAWLLNSAFVGSMILLEAKTMLVLNSFIWFLGVIASVYWMSKGKETAGRSLEETEKV comes from the coding sequence TTGACAGCTGATAATCCCTTGGACAAGGCTCCACTTGGATGGGAGCACTGGAAGCTCTTCACTATAATTTCAATGAGCCTTTTTCTCGACGGCGTCCTCTTCTCTCTGGTTCCAACTACACTGTACTTGCTTCCTGAGCTTTCATCAAGAGCCTCAACAATTTTAATGGTGAACTCCCTTTCCTTTATGCTTGGCTCTCTCACCTTTGGAGTTCTCTCAGACAGGGTTGGAAGGAGAATTGGACTCATTCTTTCTCTATCGATATACACTATTTCTGCTTCCCTATTTGCAATTCTGACATACTCTGGAGTGCTCAGCTTCATTGAGGCAATACTGCTAACTAGCCTGATAAACTATGGAGTTGGGGCAGAAGTCGGACCATCTTATGCAGCTCTCTCCGAGCTCATGCCAGCTAGGCATAGAGGAAAGATGCTCATGCTCTCTCTCAATTTCTGGAATGTTGGGGCTGCAATCATTGCGTCTCTCTCTCTATTCTATACAAAGCTCACAACTGACCTGCAAACAGTCATGATATACACACTTCTGACTGCCATCTCTCTTTCCATTTTAGTGTTTATTGCCAGACTCCATATTCCTGAATCTCCCAGATGGCTCCTTCTGAGAGGTAGGAGGGAACAGGCAGAAATGATAGTTGAGAGATTTACTGGAAGAAGAGACATTGTTTCCATTGCTAGCGAGAGCAAGGCAATTTCCCTCTCACAGGCCCTGAGTCGCTATGTTGGAAGATTTACTGTTCTTATCATTGTGGTTACATCGCAGCTTCTGACTTATAACCTGGCAGCCTATTACGTTCCATATGCTCCAGGCTTCACTTTCGGAGAACAATCAGCGCCGCTTGTGGTTGCTATATCTAATCTTGGAGCTTCGCTCGGAGCCTTGCCATTCATATGGCTGATAGACAGAAGCAGAAAGCATGCATTGCTCTTCTCCTTTGCTTTTGGCTTCTTCTCGTCTATTTCGTTAATTGCTCTGTTGGAAAGCACTTCTTTTGTTCCCTTTGCTATATCGCTATTCATAAACATGATATTCGCTGAGTGGGCATATGGCTCGATAGCCGTGCTGGAAGGAGAGCTCTTTCCCACGGGCATGAGAGCATCCGCAGCGGGGTTCATAACAGGAGTAGCGTGGCTTCTCAATTCTGCTTTTGTAGGTTCAATGATTCTATTGGAAGCGAAGACCATGCTAGTTTTGAACTCGTTCATCTGGTTTCTTGGGGTTATTGCTTCGGTATATTGGATGAGCAAAGGCAAGGAAACTGCTGGCAGATCCTTGGAAGAAACTGAAAAAGTGTAA
- a CDS encoding metallophosphoesterase, which translates to MNKNKTIKGFLAIAVLVAVVSLLSPIVTHAATAPSISFPLFSEPEAVVPGSILNVTVSGITDPSGLSLMLSSGNLTYNLNYTYEVTGTGLVLHSNIGSIQPGLYDVLIVAGNQSIYSYRSVVVFQEWPSKLRVAQFTDVHIGVVNSYPKTEDAIDLYSNALFLAQLLGANVIIETGDIADTAAVAQQYVDFVKITQFSSLPTIILPGNHDYSGDSSLTNWRKYIGANYFYLRWGPYLIIALDSGATGTVPLDQLTWAEKVLQNNTDASVKIIAFHHPLFRTDLYGKINGSYTNIAALQQYFYSSWADDLTLASKVLELVEKYNVSLVLSGHVHSDGAVLYNGKTWFITTTALGGPVGPISTAPYHGHADYHGFRLIDVYANGTVVVVPKADNPDVFSGPTSISVENIYSKYVATDFTEAWILQTNGVKELQLFSKGAQLNLSIHVPLSTIPQGAKLITLGNISSSSMSCGPTSCIINLVLPLSSDQNARIILSSVNDTTPPSISGTLVSPKKPIAGRDSITIDVQVSDPEWGIGKVVLIFKLPNGTQSQLLMRSVGQGYYEASIPPISVPYLLYDIVAENAGGLQSETGWSNLSLTLATTTSSPTTTSVATTTPSPTTTTQTTTTPTMTTTTTAPTQTQTTPAQTTTPTTTVQQTTTQAIGGVGTTGTIAIAVVVIVIIGVLAALLTRKK; encoded by the coding sequence ATGAACAAAAACAAAACGATAAAGGGTTTTCTAGCAATTGCTGTTCTCGTTGCGGTTGTCAGTCTTCTATCACCAATTGTCACGCATGCTGCTACTGCTCCATCGATTTCTTTCCCGCTTTTCAGCGAGCCAGAAGCTGTGGTTCCAGGAAGCATTTTGAACGTTACTGTTTCTGGAATAACCGACCCTTCTGGACTCAGCCTGATGCTCTCTTCTGGGAACCTCACATACAATTTGAACTACACTTATGAGGTCACTGGAACAGGGCTGGTGCTGCACTCCAACATAGGGAGCATTCAGCCAGGGCTCTATGATGTTCTCATAGTAGCAGGTAACCAGAGCATTTACTCCTACAGATCCGTTGTAGTTTTCCAGGAGTGGCCTTCAAAGCTCAGAGTTGCTCAGTTCACCGATGTTCATATAGGAGTCGTCAACAGCTATCCTAAGACGGAGGATGCCATAGATTTATATTCTAATGCCCTCTTCCTTGCACAGCTTCTTGGAGCCAATGTAATAATTGAGACTGGAGACATAGCAGATACTGCTGCGGTTGCGCAACAATATGTTGACTTTGTGAAGATAACACAGTTCTCATCGCTCCCAACGATCATCCTTCCAGGCAATCATGACTATTCAGGTGATTCCTCGCTAACAAATTGGCGCAAATATATTGGTGCAAACTACTTCTACCTTAGATGGGGGCCCTATCTCATAATAGCTCTTGACTCTGGCGCCACAGGAACAGTTCCACTTGATCAGCTCACCTGGGCTGAGAAGGTTCTCCAAAACAACACTGATGCTTCAGTTAAAATCATAGCATTTCACCACCCCCTATTTAGAACAGACCTCTATGGAAAAATAAATGGCTCATACACAAACATTGCTGCCCTTCAGCAGTACTTCTACAGCTCATGGGCAGATGATTTAACCCTTGCCTCAAAAGTCCTTGAACTCGTCGAAAAGTATAATGTTTCTCTAGTTCTTTCCGGTCACGTGCACAGCGATGGTGCAGTGCTCTACAACGGAAAAACGTGGTTCATTACCACTACAGCTCTAGGAGGGCCCGTTGGACCCATAAGCACAGCACCATATCATGGACATGCTGATTATCACGGCTTCAGGCTCATTGATGTTTATGCTAATGGAACTGTCGTTGTTGTTCCAAAAGCGGACAATCCAGATGTATTTTCTGGACCAACTTCGATATCGGTTGAGAACATATATTCAAAATACGTAGCGACGGATTTTACAGAAGCATGGATACTTCAGACAAACGGAGTCAAGGAGCTTCAGCTTTTTAGTAAGGGAGCACAGCTGAATCTATCCATACATGTTCCCTTAAGCACTATTCCGCAGGGAGCTAAGCTGATAACTCTGGGCAACATATCATCCAGCTCTATGAGCTGCGGCCCAACATCTTGCATAATAAACTTGGTTTTGCCACTTTCATCCGATCAAAATGCGAGAATAATCCTTAGCTCAGTGAACGATACTACACCACCCTCAATAAGCGGGACTCTAGTTTCTCCGAAGAAGCCAATAGCTGGCAGAGACAGCATCACAATCGATGTCCAGGTCTCAGATCCCGAATGGGGCATTGGAAAAGTAGTTCTCATATTCAAGCTGCCCAACGGTACCCAATCACAGCTCCTGATGAGGAGTGTGGGACAGGGATATTATGAAGCAAGCATACCACCAATAAGCGTTCCATACCTCCTCTATGATATTGTAGCTGAAAATGCTGGGGGCTTACAGAGTGAAACTGGCTGGAGCAATCTTTCCCTAACGCTTGCTACAACAACCTCATCACCAACAACAACTTCTGTAGCTACAACAACTCCTTCTCCAACAACAACCACACAGACTACAACAACACCTACTATGACAACAACCACAACAGCTCCAACGCAAACACAAACCACGCCAGCGCAAACTACAACACCTACAACTACAGTCCAGCAAACTACTACTCAAGCGATTGGAGGTGTTGGAACCACTGGAACAATAGCTATAGCAGTAGTAGTAATAGTAATCATAGGAGTTCTGGCAGCTCTTCTAACTAGAAAGAAGTGA
- a CDS encoding ABC transporter substrate-binding protein yields MNRERSISTTLVVGIVIIVVAIAIVGAYLATRGGGAPTTTPSPTTTTQTTTTPTMTTTTTAPTQTQTTPAQTTTPTTTTTPQAQGVTLTILTRHSTDILDLARRMFLNSTIAKQYNIVDLQFIVVPPGLWPQTAVAKSVDLGWGGGPTLFDTMYLNNLTAPLTLPLALNASAQIPNQIAGVPMKRVGPNGEIYWVAAAISSFGFTVNTDLAKQYNLPIPQKWEDLGSLAFGKVFASTGQAPLAIADPTSSTSNTRMYEIILQAFGWDQGWRLLTLMAANAYISSSSEEVRDVVIRGERIVGITIDFYGYTAHYQNPACIYIIPANESIVNGDPIALFTTSKHPVEAQAFIAWVLTDGQKVWLDKNINRLPANPNIFNTTEGKARQDLYQAFLAASQTPSINFSDNLALSYEYIMQNYFKATLTDQAQNLQNAWIALVKAYTSGKINQTRFQQLQQMLTDFIVFTNPLTGNKTTLTQDVAIQLNSAVLSNPSLLDNLMSQWRTAAAQKYAAVIQAIGG; encoded by the coding sequence ATGAATAGAGAAAGATCCATCTCTACAACCTTAGTAGTTGGAATCGTTATTATCGTTGTTGCTATTGCGATCGTTGGAGCCTATCTCGCCACAAGAGGAGGTGGAGCTCCCACAACAACTCCTTCTCCAACAACAACCACACAGACTACAACAACACCTACTATGACAACAACCACAACAGCTCCAACGCAAACACAAACCACGCCAGCGCAAACTACAACACCTACAACTACAACAACACCCCAAGCACAAGGAGTTACACTGACAATTCTCACAAGACATTCTACAGATATACTTGACTTGGCAAGGAGAATGTTCCTTAACTCCACAATTGCCAAGCAGTACAATATTGTGGATCTTCAATTCATCGTTGTTCCTCCAGGCCTTTGGCCCCAGACGGCCGTAGCAAAGAGTGTTGACCTAGGTTGGGGAGGGGGTCCAACACTCTTTGATACGATGTACTTGAACAATCTCACAGCTCCTCTAACACTTCCACTAGCCTTGAATGCATCAGCCCAGATTCCAAACCAAATAGCCGGTGTTCCAATGAAGAGAGTTGGGCCTAATGGAGAAATATATTGGGTTGCTGCAGCAATATCTTCGTTTGGATTCACGGTTAATACAGATTTGGCAAAACAGTATAATCTTCCAATACCACAAAAATGGGAGGACCTAGGATCACTAGCTTTCGGAAAGGTTTTTGCCAGTACTGGGCAAGCTCCTCTAGCTATAGCAGATCCCACAAGCAGTACTAGCAACACAAGGATGTATGAGATAATCCTTCAGGCATTTGGATGGGACCAGGGGTGGAGGCTTCTAACCCTTATGGCAGCTAATGCATATATTTCATCGAGCAGCGAGGAAGTGAGAGATGTAGTAATAAGGGGAGAGAGGATAGTTGGCATAACAATAGACTTCTATGGCTATACAGCGCATTACCAGAACCCGGCATGCATATACATAATTCCTGCCAACGAGAGCATCGTTAATGGAGATCCCATAGCTCTCTTCACAACTTCAAAGCATCCCGTCGAAGCGCAAGCATTTATTGCATGGGTATTAACTGATGGGCAGAAGGTCTGGCTTGACAAGAACATAAACAGGCTACCAGCTAATCCAAACATATTCAACACAACAGAAGGGAAGGCAAGACAGGATCTCTATCAAGCATTCCTAGCGGCATCTCAGACACCTTCAATAAACTTTAGCGATAACCTTGCCCTTAGCTATGAGTACATAATGCAGAACTATTTCAAGGCGACTCTCACAGACCAGGCTCAGAATCTGCAGAATGCTTGGATAGCTCTGGTAAAGGCATATACAAGCGGAAAAATTAACCAAACAAGGTTCCAGCAGCTACAGCAAATGCTCACAGACTTCATTGTGTTCACTAATCCCCTCACTGGGAATAAGACAACATTAACACAGGATGTTGCTATTCAACTGAATAGCGCAGTTCTGAGCAATCCTTCATTGCTCGATAACTTGATGTCCCAATGGAGAACAGCTGCTGCTCAGAAATATGCGGCGGTCATACAGGCAATAGGAGGATGA
- a CDS encoding iron ABC transporter permease, translated as MSSAIFRRLRFELDRLLMFQIFFPLTYLVIFMILPILTILLSARNYSLSLLFQPMYFNLHPIGSPISVNRFGDTIFIQVTGLSFGVILNSIIVASVVTIFASLLGILVAFVLARYKFKFKMALRIMAIIPLLMSPFINAYVVKKLIGPGFGYNTLSWIIHGLTGLDIRLSFSGIAGVILTQIITYYPIVYLNVFSSMMNIDPSMEEQAENMGARGFKLFRSITLPLSFPGLIAGSALVFIFSLEDVGAPIIFGVRDVLSYQIYNYFQGVRVNVTSPETGALALTMLLISLTIFILIRRQTSLRQYAMISKGGRWIPRERSLGIKGKLAVYLLVFPLVIITMLPQIGVFMLAFSERWGSDPLPSGFTISNFVQLVEIKGVFRGILNSLFYSTAAVAIIVLLGLSASYVVARIRLRGISLLDYLSTMPLAIPGLIFAFGYFYFFHEYFPNTILDPLYNPALPLILVYSVRRLPFTSRSVFAGLQQTHISLEESSLNLGASRLRTLGYIVIPLIALNIASGAMITFVYCMGETSASITLGGLGGDVSSPNHKGPITMVMLDLITSGRLAGVNLAAALGVLLMGIQIAVIVIITMIFKQSYAFIGV; from the coding sequence ATGTCCTCTGCCATTTTTAGAAGGCTGAGGTTCGAGCTCGATAGACTTCTCATGTTTCAAATTTTTTTCCCCTTAACCTATCTGGTTATCTTCATGATTCTTCCTATTCTCACAATTCTTCTCTCAGCTAGAAACTATAGCCTATCTCTTCTATTTCAGCCCATGTACTTCAATCTGCATCCGATAGGATCTCCAATCTCTGTTAATAGGTTTGGAGATACAATTTTCATACAAGTGACTGGCCTTTCATTTGGGGTTATCTTGAACTCCATAATAGTTGCTTCTGTAGTAACAATTTTCGCTAGCCTACTGGGAATTCTAGTGGCATTTGTACTAGCTAGGTACAAATTCAAGTTTAAGATGGCGCTGAGGATCATGGCAATAATACCCCTTCTCATGAGCCCATTTATAAACGCCTACGTCGTAAAGAAGCTGATAGGGCCTGGATTTGGCTACAATACTTTGAGCTGGATAATACATGGATTAACAGGACTGGACATAAGGCTATCATTCAGTGGAATAGCCGGAGTTATACTCACACAGATAATCACATATTATCCAATAGTTTACTTGAACGTGTTCTCATCAATGATGAATATAGACCCAAGTATGGAGGAACAGGCAGAAAATATGGGAGCAAGGGGCTTTAAGCTTTTTCGCAGCATAACTCTCCCTTTGAGCTTTCCAGGTCTAATAGCTGGATCTGCTCTCGTCTTCATATTTAGCCTGGAAGATGTTGGAGCTCCAATAATTTTCGGGGTAAGGGACGTTCTCTCATACCAGATCTACAACTACTTCCAAGGAGTAAGGGTGAATGTGACCTCGCCTGAGACAGGAGCTCTAGCCCTAACAATGTTGCTAATATCACTAACAATATTCATTCTCATAAGGAGACAGACGAGCCTGAGGCAATATGCCATGATAAGCAAGGGAGGAAGGTGGATCCCAAGAGAAAGAAGTCTCGGGATTAAAGGGAAGCTAGCAGTATACCTGCTCGTTTTCCCATTGGTAATAATAACCATGCTTCCCCAAATAGGCGTTTTCATGCTGGCATTCTCGGAAAGATGGGGATCGGATCCGCTCCCATCAGGATTCACAATATCGAACTTTGTACAGCTTGTTGAAATAAAGGGGGTCTTCAGGGGAATACTAAATAGTCTTTTCTATTCAACTGCAGCAGTGGCCATTATTGTTCTTCTAGGACTGAGCGCCAGCTATGTTGTAGCGAGAATCAGGCTCAGAGGTATAAGCTTGCTTGACTATTTGTCTACAATGCCTCTCGCAATACCAGGATTAATATTTGCTTTTGGTTACTTCTATTTCTTCCATGAATATTTTCCAAATACAATACTGGATCCCCTCTACAACCCTGCACTCCCACTCATACTAGTCTATTCAGTGAGAAGGCTCCCATTCACCTCGAGAAGCGTGTTCGCAGGGCTTCAGCAAACCCATATTTCCCTGGAGGAATCAAGCCTCAATTTAGGGGCTTCTAGGCTAAGAACCCTGGGTTATATAGTGATTCCTCTGATTGCCCTAAATATAGCAAGCGGAGCAATGATAACCTTTGTTTACTGCATGGGAGAAACCAGTGCAAGCATAACCCTTGGAGGGCTGGGCGGAGACGTATCCAGTCCAAACCATAAGGGACCAATAACCATGGTAATGTTGGATTTAATAACGAGTGGGAGGTTGGCTGGAGTGAACTTGGCAGCCGCTCTGGGAGTTCTGCTCATGGGGATCCAAATAGCTGTTATTGTTATTATAACAATGATATTCAAGCAGAGCTATGCCTTCATAGGAGTGTGA
- a CDS encoding ABC transporter ATP-binding protein, producing MVKVVLENLRKTYSGGRVVAVDDVSLSIDEGEFFTILGPSGCGKTTTLRLIAGFEFPDSGKIFFGNEEVTYKKPYERNTAMVFQNYALWPHMTVFENIAYGLKIRKVKEDEIKRRVKEVLELVKLSGLEDRHPSQLSGGQQQRVALARALVVQPRVLLLDEPLSNLDAKVRVEVRGFLKELQRKLKITTIYVTHDQEEAMSLSDRIAVMNSGRIAQVGTPEELYFSPKDLFVATFFGKPNILDGKYSGKGRVEIGDGIEIQATPAVSEEEIKEGESVKVVIRPEHIYVQGRGRSSSGETTKLTGKVVMRMFTGVSQEIKISMKGEEGPFIYASASSDLSIAVGQDIEIEIPAIRAIIFKAKK from the coding sequence TTGGTAAAAGTTGTGCTGGAAAATCTAAGGAAAACATATAGTGGAGGAAGAGTAGTAGCAGTGGATGATGTATCCCTATCAATCGATGAGGGGGAATTCTTCACAATCCTCGGTCCAAGTGGTTGTGGGAAGACGACTACACTTAGGCTAATAGCTGGCTTCGAATTCCCGGATAGCGGAAAAATATTCTTTGGTAATGAGGAGGTTACTTATAAGAAGCCATATGAGAGAAACACCGCTATGGTGTTCCAGAACTATGCTCTATGGCCTCACATGACTGTCTTTGAAAATATAGCATATGGACTGAAGATAAGGAAAGTCAAGGAAGACGAGATTAAAAGAAGAGTAAAGGAAGTTCTCGAGCTAGTCAAGCTCTCTGGATTGGAAGATAGGCATCCTTCACAGCTCTCTGGTGGGCAGCAGCAGAGGGTTGCTCTAGCAAGAGCACTCGTTGTTCAGCCAAGAGTTCTTCTGCTCGATGAGCCCCTTAGCAACCTTGATGCCAAGGTAAGGGTTGAGGTAAGGGGCTTTCTGAAGGAGCTTCAGAGAAAGCTGAAGATAACCACGATTTATGTCACGCATGACCAAGAGGAGGCTATGAGCCTTTCTGATAGAATTGCTGTGATGAACTCAGGAAGAATAGCTCAAGTTGGAACACCGGAGGAACTTTACTTTTCACCGAAAGACTTGTTCGTTGCTACCTTCTTCGGTAAGCCAAATATCCTAGATGGAAAGTATAGCGGAAAGGGGAGAGTTGAGATAGGAGATGGCATAGAGATTCAGGCAACTCCAGCCGTCAGTGAAGAGGAAATCAAGGAAGGGGAAAGCGTAAAGGTCGTCATAAGACCAGAGCATATATACGTACAGGGAAGAGGCAGAAGCAGCTCAGGAGAAACAACAAAGCTTACCGGAAAAGTAGTCATGAGAATGTTCACGGGAGTGAGCCAGGAGATAAAGATAAGCATGAAAGGGGAGGAAGGTCCCTTCATCTACGCTTCTGCATCATCCGATCTATCTATAGCTGTTGGACAGGATATAGAAATAGAGATACCAGCAATAAGGGCAATTATCTTCAAAGCTAAAAAATGA
- a CDS encoding amidohydrolase, whose product MEAFALLGKIYASFNPIKTAKGMVVSDGKVVFLGDEESAIKKAKELGGEIIDRRGKIVLPGFIDSHMHLNSLGISLMTLDLRGTKSISELKGKLSSFRKGGEKVIIGRGWDQELFSEGRWPRASDLDAVISDIPVVLVRVCGHAAVLNSLALEIALEEGMEDYIQRDDKGEPTGVIFEDLVGIVLTRMTEWMDKHEIMMKATMEAARLGVTSVGFMSAKIKDLEILKMMNERNELRTRVFVYLDYKEIDALKQVNGSIDHELLRINGIKLFADGSLGARTALLSQPYADSPETSGVAVMGENELAYWSNRAKELGLQSAIHAIGDAALDNVIGAFKKSGIRGNLGRVEHASIVMDDQIQKLASLGIGASVQPHFIISDWWLVKRLGMERAKYAYRFKTMMKAGIDIGFSTDSPVEPLDPWITLDAAVNRGEKEGVELFNLTRDERLSIEEALHAYTAGSAKLMRAEGIGRLEPGNFADFVIVSGDPFNEDLASLRVLESYIGGKRVHPI is encoded by the coding sequence ATGGAAGCTTTTGCTTTGCTTGGAAAGATATACGCTTCGTTTAACCCAATAAAGACAGCAAAAGGAATGGTTGTAAGTGATGGAAAGGTTGTATTTTTGGGAGATGAGGAATCTGCCATAAAAAAGGCAAAAGAGCTCGGAGGAGAAATAATAGATAGAAGGGGGAAAATTGTCCTCCCTGGTTTCATCGACTCTCACATGCATTTAAACAGCCTTGGAATAAGCCTCATGACTTTGGATTTGAGAGGTACAAAATCGATAAGTGAGCTCAAAGGGAAGCTTTCCAGCTTCAGAAAGGGGGGAGAGAAAGTTATAATAGGAAGGGGATGGGATCAGGAGCTTTTCTCCGAGGGAAGATGGCCCAGAGCCTCAGATTTAGATGCTGTAATCAGCGATATCCCTGTTGTACTTGTTAGAGTATGCGGGCATGCTGCTGTCCTCAATAGCCTGGCTCTAGAAATTGCCCTTGAGGAGGGCATGGAAGACTACATCCAGAGGGATGATAAAGGTGAACCTACTGGAGTGATCTTTGAGGATCTAGTTGGAATAGTTCTCACTAGGATGACAGAGTGGATGGATAAACACGAAATTATGATGAAAGCAACAATGGAGGCAGCTAGGCTTGGTGTCACCTCTGTTGGTTTCATGTCAGCTAAGATAAAAGACCTCGAAATCCTGAAAATGATGAATGAAAGGAATGAGCTTAGAACCAGAGTCTTTGTCTATCTCGATTACAAGGAAATCGATGCTCTCAAGCAGGTAAATGGTTCAATTGATCACGAGCTTCTCAGGATTAATGGCATAAAACTGTTTGCTGATGGTAGTTTAGGTGCGAGAACGGCCCTTCTGTCTCAACCATATGCTGATAGCCCAGAGACAAGTGGTGTAGCTGTTATGGGAGAGAACGAGCTAGCTTATTGGTCCAATAGAGCCAAGGAGCTGGGGCTCCAGAGTGCAATTCATGCTATAGGCGATGCTGCCCTAGACAATGTAATTGGGGCTTTTAAGAAGTCGGGAATTAGAGGAAACCTGGGGAGGGTGGAGCATGCCTCAATTGTTATGGACGACCAGATACAAAAACTGGCTTCACTTGGTATTGGAGCTTCGGTACAGCCTCATTTCATAATATCAGACTGGTGGCTCGTGAAAAGGCTTGGCATGGAGAGAGCTAAATATGCTTATCGATTCAAAACAATGATGAAAGCGGGTATAGATATTGGCTTTTCAACCGATTCTCCTGTTGAGCCTCTTGATCCTTGGATCACGCTCGATGCAGCTGTTAATAGAGGAGAAAAGGAGGGGGTGGAGCTGTTCAATCTAACTAGAGATGAAAGGCTGAGCATCGAGGAGGCTCTCCATGCTTATACAGCTGGTTCAGCAAAGCTGATGAGAGCAGAAGGCATTGGAAGGCTAGAGCCTGGGAACTTTGCAGACTTCGTAATTGTCAGCGGTGATCCTTTCAACGAGGATCTAGCATCACTTCGAGTGCTTGAAAGCTATATTGGTGGGAAAAGAGTACATCCTATTTAA